Proteins from a genomic interval of Thermodesulfobacteriota bacterium:
- a CDS encoding PAS domain S-box protein, with product MPHKLRNALGAHLFDQASDPVFVLDPAGTFLDINRAAARYLGRPAEHILGRSVAEIFPAEHAAEHLEVIRRVVATGEPFLEERPTAIGGETFFFQYAVHRLEGEDGAPLGVLGMVRDVTSLVALERRYAELYDKATDALFGIDREGRIRVLNRQAEEMSGYSRDLVESLHFSEVIAPEEVGRLKRYFEDRLAGREAPTEYEVRYLHATGEERWAEVHVSRHSTVQDTFQASIRDVTARKRLEALRSEFLHMVSHDVKNPLTVIQGFATAMASGAYGEPSAEQAEALGRIVEASRRVRHLMDQFLLAERLDAEGAWSAELGTVGASLDAAVCAFQAEAAARNVRVEVNAGEARGLHVADGTAVRHILENLLSNALKFTPPGGRVTVRALHDPGELRLEVEDTGPGIPEAELGRVFERFFRGSASRGSPGSGLGLHIVRRLADLCGGRVAVASQPGEGTRFTVSLPLGAEGRVRDG from the coding sequence ATGCCGCACAAACTGCGAAACGCCCTGGGAGCACACCTCTTCGACCAGGCTTCGGACCCGGTCTTCGTGCTCGATCCCGCCGGTACGTTTCTCGACATCAACCGCGCCGCAGCCCGCTACCTGGGCCGGCCCGCCGAACACATCCTGGGCCGGTCGGTGGCCGAGATCTTCCCTGCGGAGCACGCGGCCGAGCACCTGGAGGTGATCCGCCGGGTGGTGGCCACCGGCGAGCCCTTCCTGGAAGAGCGGCCCACCGCCATCGGCGGCGAGACCTTCTTCTTTCAGTACGCCGTGCACCGGCTCGAGGGGGAGGACGGCGCGCCCCTCGGGGTGCTCGGGATGGTGCGCGACGTGACGAGCCTGGTGGCCCTGGAGCGCCGCTACGCCGAGCTCTACGACAAGGCTACCGACGCCCTCTTCGGCATCGACCGGGAGGGCCGCATCCGGGTGCTCAACCGCCAGGCGGAGGAGATGTCGGGGTACAGCCGCGACCTGGTGGAGAGCCTGCACTTCTCGGAGGTGATCGCCCCGGAGGAGGTGGGGCGGCTCAAGCGGTACTTCGAAGACCGGCTCGCGGGGCGCGAGGCCCCCACCGAGTATGAAGTGCGCTACCTCCACGCCACGGGGGAAGAGCGCTGGGCCGAGGTCCACGTCTCGCGCCATTCCACAGTGCAGGACACGTTCCAGGCCTCGATTCGCGACGTCACCGCCCGCAAGCGCCTCGAGGCGCTGCGCAGCGAGTTCCTCCACATGGTCAGCCACGACGTGAAGAACCCCCTGACCGTGATCCAGGGGTTCGCCACCGCCATGGCCTCGGGTGCCTACGGAGAACCCAGCGCCGAGCAGGCGGAGGCCCTGGGGCGCATCGTGGAAGCGAGCCGCCGGGTTCGCCACCTCATGGATCAGTTCCTCCTGGCCGAACGGCTCGACGCCGAGGGAGCCTGGTCTGCGGAGCTCGGCACCGTCGGGGCCTCCCTGGATGCGGCGGTCTGCGCCTTCCAAGCCGAAGCCGCGGCCCGGAACGTCCGCGTGGAGGTGAACGCAGGCGAAGCGCGGGGTCTGCACGTGGCCGACGGTACCGCGGTACGGCACATCCTCGAGAACCTCCTCTCCAACGCCCTCAAGTTCACCCCGCCGGGTGGCCGCGTCACGGTGCGGGCCCTCCACGACCCCGGGGAGCTGCGCCTCGAAGTGGAAGACACGGGACCCGGCATCCCCGAGGCGGAGCTCGGGCGCGTCTTCGAGCGCTTCTTCCGAGGCTCGGCTAGCCGCGGGTCCCCCGGCTCCGGCCTGGGCCTCCACATCGTGAGGCGCCTCGCGGATCTGTGCGGCGGCCGGGTCGCCGTTGCCAGCCAGCCCGGCGAAGGCACCCGCTTCACCGTCTCGCTACCGCTGGGAGCCGAGGGACGGGTGCGTGACGGGTGA
- a CDS encoding carboxymuconolactone decarboxylase family protein — protein sequence MSDELTKKTADTARLYFEGVTGERPYELWRSFDKGLARDLSVFITGQMYAREVIPHPVRQMVTVAALTVLERTEELELHLQAALNVGVKPRELAEVVFQTAVYGGVPAMNQGLKALRRVLEQRGLWPLPAQ from the coding sequence ATGTCCGACGAGCTGACGAAAAAGACGGCCGACACCGCCAGGCTCTACTTCGAAGGGGTAACGGGCGAGCGCCCCTACGAGCTGTGGCGCTCCTTCGACAAGGGACTCGCCCGGGACCTCTCCGTCTTCATCACGGGGCAGATGTACGCTCGGGAGGTCATCCCCCATCCCGTGCGCCAGATGGTCACGGTCGCGGCGCTGACCGTGCTCGAACGCACCGAGGAGCTCGAGCTCCACCTCCAGGCGGCCCTCAACGTGGGGGTGAAGCCCCGGGAGCTGGCCGAGGTCGTCTTCCAGACCGCGGTCTACGGAGGCGTTCCCGCCATGAACCAGGGCCTCAAGGCCCTGCGCCGGGTTCTGGAGCAGCGGGGCCTGTGGCCCCTGCCGGCGCAGTAG